A region of uncultured Desulfobacter sp. DNA encodes the following proteins:
- a CDS encoding radical SAM protein: MAYINKQMLTAVVADEQGNIFELDGYAAAGMSGNDFFILTKSGTCPMPHGSELMMMPDRAPIVFNLVTDQFEALEFNPFEPDQRIFPVGVFNSPGYVNLHFCAYDDAGIDKPLPLFSYGALGFGKDNFRSAALQVDDEPRQDLRLMPIDQVRKGVEKYRKKYPDNRLMRHLEKCALEYGCPAGKNFFLGRYEAPLPTSVVCNARCLGCISLQTENNLCACQDRINFIPDPEEIAGVALEHILKVENAVVSFGQGCEGEPLTSADAIEKAIVLIREKTGQGTINLNTNASLPHRVDRLCKVGLDSMRVSMNSVRNACYTAYFRPKSYCFEDVVDSIKRARGNGRFVAINYLNCPGFTDCQNEKLALFEFIRDTDINMIQWRNLNFDPRHYIRIMETAAPGGFPTGMANLIKELSRKFPRLIHGYFNPPK, from the coding sequence ATGGCATATATAAATAAACAGATGCTCACGGCGGTGGTGGCCGATGAACAGGGAAATATTTTTGAACTGGACGGATATGCGGCTGCGGGTATGTCCGGAAATGATTTCTTTATCCTGACAAAATCGGGCACATGCCCCATGCCCCACGGCAGTGAGCTGATGATGATGCCTGACCGCGCGCCCATTGTATTCAACCTTGTCACGGATCAGTTTGAGGCCCTTGAATTCAATCCGTTCGAGCCTGACCAGCGCATTTTCCCGGTGGGCGTGTTCAACTCCCCGGGGTATGTAAACCTGCATTTCTGCGCCTATGATGATGCCGGCATAGATAAGCCCCTTCCCCTTTTTTCCTATGGTGCGCTGGGGTTTGGAAAAGATAATTTCAGATCCGCAGCCCTTCAGGTGGATGATGAGCCCCGCCAGGATCTGCGATTAATGCCCATTGACCAGGTCCGGAAAGGGGTGGAAAAATACAGAAAAAAATATCCGGACAACCGGTTGATGCGCCATCTGGAAAAATGTGCCCTGGAATACGGATGCCCGGCCGGCAAAAATTTTTTCCTGGGCCGGTATGAAGCCCCGCTGCCCACTTCCGTAGTCTGCAATGCCAGGTGTCTTGGGTGCATTTCCCTTCAGACCGAAAATAACCTTTGCGCCTGCCAGGACCGGATCAATTTTATCCCGGACCCCGAAGAAATTGCCGGTGTTGCCCTGGAACATATCCTGAAGGTTGAAAACGCCGTGGTCAGTTTTGGCCAGGGGTGTGAGGGAGAGCCTTTAACCTCGGCCGATGCCATTGAAAAGGCCATTGTTCTGATCCGGGAAAAAACCGGTCAGGGCACCATCAACCTGAATACCAATGCCAGTCTGCCCCACCGGGTGGATCGTCTGTGCAAGGTTGGCCTGGACAGCATGCGCGTGAGTATGAACTCAGTACGCAACGCCTGTTATACAGCCTATTTTCGCCCCAAATCCTATTGTTTTGAAGATGTTGTGGACAGTATTAAACGTGCCAGGGGCAACGGTCGTTTTGTGGCAATCAATTACCTGAACTGCCCGGGATTCACAGATTGCCAAAATGAAAAGCTGGCGCTTTTTGAATTTATCCGGGATACGGATATCAACATGATCCAGTGGCGCAATCTTAATTTTGACCCCCGGCATTATATCCGCATCATGGAGACCGCCGCCCCCGGCGGATTTCCCACCGGCATGGCAAACCTGATAAAAGAGTTGAGCCGGAAATTTCCCCGTCTGATCCACGGCTATTTCAATCCGCCTAAATAA